The following are encoded in a window of Caballeronia sp. NK8 genomic DNA:
- a CDS encoding AAA family ATPase, which translates to MKPARNSLRSRVGRYIAYGVIAAALVAGVGVVHWRNEVRATQSQPAALSGIANQMRHDASAWTHREKDASEMLTDIRERNVATIGVSPDAILVSTMKGEKYYVADHKGAFSSALLLGDMKPGAASPYQLVWLPDADVRVGMARWSETFDRSRDVLSLLLPVLMIGGLLWFMRREMRGGAQLLGTSPTLRFDDVIGAGEAKAALNDVRAWLTEPAQFTGMGVRAPCGILMTGGPGVGKTRLAQALAGECNANFIAITGSYFSAKYYGVGIQKVKHLFELARKNAPTVIFIDEADGLGKRTDTGGGPVEAESNRIINQLLAEMDGFESNEGVIIVAATNHPDNLDEALRRPGRFDRTVQVRLPSVDDRAEILRFYAANLKTKADDIDFEQLARLTTGLSPATLAMIVNQAGLVARKAGQREVGATHFLEAIKIARIGDINGAERALSDDERTRVAVHEAGHGLVAALLGTGVLEEVTILPRGGALGVALITKMQDKHLYRETELRNEIQVLLGGRNAELLVFDEASSGAASDLQEASRISLDMVSKFGFNEDGNLFSLAALPQQYAGLQLKNSIEHANALLHDLSDACLALLQANEPVLRAIADELLESETVPGETVYRLIREHAQALANEETIDEALAA; encoded by the coding sequence ATGAAACCGGCAAGGAATTCGCTGCGGTCACGCGTTGGCCGATATATCGCGTATGGCGTGATCGCCGCCGCGCTCGTCGCGGGTGTGGGCGTGGTGCATTGGCGCAATGAAGTGCGCGCGACGCAATCGCAGCCCGCTGCGCTGAGTGGCATTGCGAATCAGATGCGGCACGACGCATCCGCGTGGACGCATCGGGAAAAGGACGCATCGGAAATGCTGACCGATATTCGCGAGCGCAACGTCGCGACGATCGGCGTCAGCCCCGACGCGATCCTCGTGTCGACGATGAAAGGTGAAAAGTACTACGTCGCGGACCACAAGGGCGCGTTCTCCAGCGCGCTGCTGCTCGGCGACATGAAACCGGGCGCCGCGTCGCCCTATCAGCTCGTATGGCTGCCCGACGCCGATGTGCGCGTGGGCATGGCGCGCTGGTCCGAAACGTTCGACCGCTCGCGCGACGTACTGAGTCTGCTGCTGCCCGTGCTGATGATCGGCGGCCTGCTCTGGTTCATGCGCCGCGAAATGCGCGGCGGCGCACAACTGCTTGGCACTTCGCCGACCTTGCGTTTCGACGACGTCATCGGCGCAGGCGAAGCGAAAGCCGCGCTCAACGACGTGCGCGCCTGGCTTACCGAGCCTGCACAATTTACCGGCATGGGCGTGCGCGCGCCTTGCGGCATCCTGATGACGGGCGGTCCCGGCGTCGGCAAGACGCGCCTCGCGCAGGCGCTCGCGGGCGAATGCAACGCGAACTTCATCGCGATCACCGGCAGCTATTTCAGTGCGAAGTACTATGGCGTCGGCATCCAGAAAGTGAAGCATCTGTTCGAACTCGCGCGCAAGAATGCGCCGACGGTGATCTTCATCGACGAAGCGGATGGACTCGGCAAGCGCACCGATACCGGCGGCGGTCCGGTCGAAGCGGAGAGCAACCGCATCATCAATCAACTGCTCGCGGAAATGGACGGCTTCGAATCGAACGAAGGCGTGATCATCGTCGCGGCAACGAATCATCCGGACAATCTCGACGAAGCGCTGCGCCGCCCCGGCCGTTTCGATCGCACGGTGCAGGTGCGTCTGCCGAGCGTCGACGACCGCGCCGAGATCCTGCGCTTCTACGCGGCCAATCTGAAGACGAAAGCCGACGACATCGACTTCGAACAGCTCGCGCGTCTGACGACGGGCCTCTCGCCCGCCACGCTGGCGATGATCGTGAATCAGGCGGGACTCGTCGCACGCAAGGCAGGCCAGCGCGAAGTCGGCGCGACACATTTCCTCGAAGCGATCAAGATCGCGCGCATCGGCGATATCAACGGCGCGGAGCGCGCCTTGTCCGACGACGAACGCACGCGCGTCGCGGTGCATGAAGCGGGTCACGGACTCGTCGCCGCGCTGCTCGGCACGGGCGTGCTCGAAGAAGTCACGATCCTGCCGCGCGGCGGCGCACTGGGTGTAGCGCTCATCACGAAGATGCAGGACAAGCATCTTTATCGCGAAACCGAACTGCGCAACGAGATTCAGGTGCTGCTCGGCGGGCGCAATGCGGAACTGCTCGTGTTCGACGAAGCATCGAGCGGCGCGGCGTCTGACCTTCAGGAAGCGTCGCGCATCAGCCTCGACATGGTGTCGAAGTTCGGCTTCAACGAAGACGGCAATCTGTTCAGCCTCGCCGCGCTGCCGCAGCAATATGCGGGCTTGCAGTTGAAGAACTCGATCGAGCACGCGAACGCGCTGCTGCACGATCTGAGCGATGCATGCCTCGCGCTGTTGCAGGCCAACGAGCCGGTGTTGCGCGCGATCGCCGATGAGTTGCTCGAATCGGAGACCGTGCCCGGCGAGACGGTTTATCGTCTGATCCGCGAACACGCGCAAGCGCTCGCGAACGAGGAAACCATCGACGAAGCACTGGCCGCCTGA